ATTTTGTTGACATTAATTTGTCCTTTGCTAAACATACTTTGAGGAAGAACTAATACCGACGTAATTTTCACTTTGCCTTTCCATGGTCGTTTTGGTTCCGTGATTACTTCAAGCAATTCACCCAAGTAACGACCTTCCGAACCTTCGTCAACAATGACTTTTTTACCGATTGTTTTGTGTGCCTGTACTCGATCCATGGCGACCCTCACCTTTTCAACACGTTAATAACGTACTTTAATACATTCTGATTATAGTCTATTATGCCAATTGCTTAGTGAAATCGCAAGAGAGAAGCCTAAAAAAACACGATTCAGCCTGAAAGGTTAAATCGTGCTGGGATATACCTTAATCTGTAGGATTCCCATAACGTTTCGATTGAAGACGAATAAGGTGGTTCATATGTTCTAAGCGTACCTCTTCAAGGTATTGTGTATACGTGATAAGTGTGAGCTCCATCTTTGACAATGAGACAAAAACATTTTCCTTTTGTTCAAGTTGATGTTTAAGAGAGAGGCTTAAAAACATGTTCAAAAGCTTCGGAATATCCTCGCGTAACATTCTTCTGACGGTATGTCGTTGCTCAAAGTCAAGGAAATGGAAATCCTCTTGTAATTTTTGAGTATGTTGTATGATACGAATTAGCCGGTTTTCAATCAGTGCATCAATCGAAAATTGTTTAACCGTCTCCACGTAACGTTTTCCTTCCTCAACTAACAATCGTATATCATCCGTGTACGAGGCACTCAGTTGTTTTTCTTGATTTGAGAGCAGTTCAAGAGAGGATTTAACTTGCTTCCCACCGTGAACATAAGCTTGATCTAGTCTGAATAGCTGGTAAAATACACCTCTAAATTTTGGGGAATCCCGTAAGCTGCGAACGTGTGAGCGGCCATCCTTTAAAAAGTGAATTTTGGCCTCTTTAACAGCCGCAACACCGTTCTCTGCCTTTATATATTTCCTGTGACAGGTAATAGTAATTCTTTTGTGTACAGGGGAACTTGAGTATTTAGAGTCGATAATCTGCAATTTGATGAATTTGTATTGAATGCGCAGTTTAATGGTCCACTCTTTTTGTTTGCGTCGCAAATTGCGCTTTTGATTGCGTCCATCTGCCTTATCAACCAGCTTAGAAAGAAAACGTTCTGTATCAGCAATTAATCGAGACGTTGTATCATCGCTTAGCAGGTGTGCGTCAATTGTTTTTTTATATGAAGGTGTAAAAAAACGCATGAACGCAGAGTCTTGAATAGATTTAAGCATCACGTATTCCTCCTTATGCAAGTGCGATGAACGTCTTTTACTTGCCGATCAGTTTAGTTTTCATTTCTTTATTTAGCTCATCCATTTCAATGATAAATTGTTTACCACTTGTGACAATCCGCTCATTTGATTGTTCAGTTAACTCGATTGCATCAAATACATCCTGGTACGCTTTACGGAATGCTTCAAGTGCAATAGCGGGTTCCTCTAATGTCTTAAGAGTTTGCTCTGTATTTTGTTTTAACAGCGCAGCATTTGAGAGGAGCATCGATTCAGTTGCCTCATTCACATTACGAACGGCTTTAATGACTTTTTGTTGATTATTAAGCGCTAATTGGATAGAAGCGGTAACCGTAATGATATTTTTAGTCATAGTAATTGCATTAAATATCGCTTCTTCAAGCTTTTCGTTATTTTCAATAATAAGATCAACTGAAGCAAGGGATTCCTGGAGTACCATAACCGCTTGAGACATATTTTTAACTCTAGTTGTAATTTTAAGCTGACCCTTTTTTAATTCATTCGGGTTATCCTTCCACTGTTCGGAAGTCATTTCTTGTTCGAGTAACTCATGTAACTCAGTACCATGTTGAATCTGAATATTGAGCTTTTCAATTCGCTCCCGCGCAACACCTTTTAGTTGAATAAGCATTACATTATCTTCTTCTAACTTATCTTTTCCTGTAAGAAGACCTTCAATGATATGGTCTACCTGAGACTCAACGGTTTGATATTTCTTTGCATATTGCTCAACAGGATTACGGCGTAGTACTTTATCAAACCATTTTTTTAGTTGACCATCTTTTAAGTAATCTGGTTCAAGCATTGATACCATTTCACGGAGCTCATGCAGCTTGGTTAGGCAAAGCATTTGAGTCATCACCCATCATTTCTCTTACAGGTCGCTTAAGAGCTTCAAGTGATTCACCAGCTTCTCGTTGCTCTTCTTCTCCTAATGATTGTAGTGATTGAAGCAAGCTATCAAGATCCTCATCCTGCTTATATTTTTTCAGAGCTTCGCTTGGTATAGACGTAGATTGATTCTCACTCATATATAAATCCTCCTATAATAAGATGGCTAAAAGTTTTATCTATTGGTTGTATATACGATTATTGTAGAAAAATGTTTCAACATATTTGATCGAC
The nucleotide sequence above comes from Alkalicoccobacillus plakortidis. Encoded proteins:
- a CDS encoding toxic anion resistance protein, whose product is MTQMLCLTKLHELREMVSMLEPDYLKDGQLKKWFDKVLRRNPVEQYAKKYQTVESQVDHIIEGLLTGKDKLEEDNVMLIQLKGVARERIEKLNIQIQHGTELHELLEQEMTSEQWKDNPNELKKGQLKITTRVKNMSQAVMVLQESLASVDLIIENNEKLEEAIFNAITMTKNIITVTASIQLALNNQQKVIKAVRNVNEATESMLLSNAALLKQNTEQTLKTLEEPAIALEAFRKAYQDVFDAIELTEQSNERIVTSGKQFIIEMDELNKEMKTKLIGK